In Patescibacteria group bacterium, one DNA window encodes the following:
- the pilM gene encoding pilus assembly protein PilM: MGLFANHEHYLGVDISSANIKVVELMNERGRARLITYGFVEQSTDLVKANSEEMKKQVISLLEAVLEKAKTATKKTVAALPNYSVFSSIMSLPQMSQKDLAQAVQWEAKKIVPLPIDEMIIDWKVLPEGSKPPSPPPPLLSPSAPKDPAPREGNASAQMKIEEKQVNVRILLTAAPKNLVERYVALFKAVGLELTGLETESFALERSLVGNDPNPIMIVDIGALTSNIIVAEKGIPLLNRSVDVGGNSITKMIAGSLGVDTLRAEQFKRDIGFTSQGDGGILKTIESSINPIINELKYCFDLYRSQEGIGHVSKIILTGGSAFLPGLSDYLSRLLSIKVFVGDPWARVIYPTELRPALEELGPRFSVAIGLAMREIS, translated from the coding sequence ATGGGGTTATTTGCGAATCATGAGCATTATTTGGGCGTAGATATCAGTTCTGCGAACATAAAAGTGGTGGAATTGATGAATGAGCGCGGTCGGGCGCGTTTAATCACCTACGGTTTCGTTGAACAATCAACTGACCTTGTGAAAGCAAATTCCGAGGAGATGAAGAAGCAGGTCATCAGCCTTCTTGAGGCAGTGCTTGAGAAAGCAAAGACCGCCACGAAAAAAACAGTTGCCGCGCTCCCGAATTATTCAGTCTTCAGCTCCATCATGAGCTTGCCGCAGATGTCGCAGAAGGATCTTGCTCAAGCGGTGCAGTGGGAAGCGAAGAAGATTGTGCCGCTCCCCATTGATGAAATGATCATTGATTGGAAAGTATTGCCTGAGGGAAGCAAGCCTCCCTCTCCTCCTCCTCCTCTTTTATCTCCCTCCGCGCCAAAGGATCCTGCGCCGCGGGAAGGGAATGCATCGGCACAAATGAAGATTGAAGAGAAGCAAGTAAATGTCCGTATTTTGCTTACCGCCGCGCCGAAAAATTTGGTGGAACGCTACGTCGCGCTTTTTAAAGCGGTGGGTTTGGAGCTCACAGGGCTCGAGACGGAGTCATTTGCGCTTGAGCGGTCGCTCGTGGGGAATGACCCCAATCCTATCATGATTGTCGATATTGGGGCGCTCACCTCGAATATTATCGTGGCAGAGAAGGGGATTCCTCTTCTTAACAGGAGCGTGGACGTGGGCGGAAACTCCATCACCAAGATGATAGCAGGGAGCCTGGGAGTGGACACCTTGCGCGCAGAACAGTTTAAGAGGGATATTGGCTTTACCAGCCAGGGAGACGGCGGCATTTTGAAGACCATTGAATCAAGCATCAATCCCATCATTAATGAACTGAAATATTGTTTCGATCTTTATCGTTCCCAGGAGGGCATTGGGCATGTTTCAAAGATTATCCTTACCGGAGGGTCGGCGTTTCTGCCGGGTTTGTCTGATTATCTTTCGCGCCTGCTCTCCATCAAGGTATTCGTAGGCGATCCGTGGGCGCGCGTGATTTATCCGACTGAACTTCGTCCTGCGCTCGAAGAGCTCGGGCCTCGTTTTTCCGTCGCCATAGGATTGGCGATGAGGGAGATATCGTGA